TATAGTTCTCCATTTTATTTAGTGCCATGCATAGTAAGTACAATTGTAGTATAGTTtgtgtatatataaaaaacaattCACTAATTGAAAGTACGTTTGTAGTATAGTTTTGTACAATTCCTTTCACTAATTGAAAGTACAATACTCTTCATCCCAGTAATATATAAATTCGTCATAGCTAAATTTTAATGTTAAGTCTGGCACTGCACAGAGACAGAGCTGGCAAAGTTGTCTTGACACGTTCTTTCCACATTCCAGACAAATTTAATTAAGCATCAAAACTCTCCTTACCttaaatatagcaacatttctAGTGCAAATTAAACATGAAAGTTACCGTATTTTGGAACGAGGACGTCTAGACCGTCAATGAAATTAAGGTGACATCtttgaaaattgaaaatatgAAGAACTTTGCAGCACCACAGAATATATGCACAGAGCTGATAAAAGTTGTAGTAAGAATATATGCACATATTATCTTTTTAAGAGACGATATAGTATAAATGCAGACGCACACTACTTGAAGTTAGTACCATGCACACGTGAGACATGTGGGCATAATTTGGCTGATTGCTTCAATTACTAGAACATTAGCGTGCTGGTTGGCACGCTTTCCTTATAGCCCGATACATTGTTCAGTGTGTGTTTGAAACATGAAAattttataagatattttagcAGTTAGTTCAACTTTCATGTTCCATTAAATATTGTATTCTCTTGCATATCATTCTGAGCATAATCTCCTGTAATGTTAATTTGGGATTGTGTGTTCTCTACGTTTCCGGTGGACGATTAATTATAAATGTTGAGTTTCTAATAATTTCTTGATATAATTAAATACTATTAAGTATTAAAAAAGTAGAAAGTAGGTGGAGTTAAATATTAGACggactctaaaaaaaatattagaagattaataagttttcttaaaaaaggactgattgtaggaaaaaaaaagttatgggAAAATTGTAAGCTTACAAAGCTTGCTCTCGATGATCTATAATACTCGATCCAACTCCTAAATGCTAGAAGCAGAATTTGAAATTAAGTTTTGGCCTATGGGCGGTCTTTGTGTTCACTCCACCCCTCATTTTTCTAGGTCACTACAGTCTGCTCCTTTCTCTTTTTAAGTAAAAGCAGCAAAAACTTTGTTGGGCTTGAGCTACAGAAAAGCTGAAAAGCCCTGCCAAATTGATCAGTACGTGTCGTAACACTCACctcttatttaattttcttcATGTCTTACTTCTAACCATTCTGTCATTTTCCaaccatattttatttaataAGGGGTATTGTAGTTTTTTCACTCCATACTTGATCTCCCTAAGAAAAAGGGCAGGAATATTTTATACTTTTGGAGAAAGTACAATTGATTCGCAAGATATGATGATAACAGGAAACAGAAAAACGGAGGAATTGAAATGGTCGATTGGCTTGGTGCTACACAGTGATACGGTAGCCGAGGAGCATgtagctctttttttttattttccttttttaataaCTCTAAGTTTTCTTCTATCGGATATTTGAATGCATCTAGGAGTGATGTTGCTGCAAAGGGCTATAATCTAGATATATAAATTTGGATCTAGATACTTTAACTGGACTTATTTTAAATTATGATTTTTATTTGATTGGTTCTAGAAGTCTCTATGTTTATTGCAAGTGATGTACAGTTTAGAAGCTAATCTGGAAGCttgcttaactttttttttctaccgcATTTATCTGAATATTTAGCTGTGACAAGTGGACCAATAGGCACACATGGAATGTAGATTAGGCGTACATGGGAGCTTAGTACTCCTAGGATTTGCTctggtccaacaaaaagtatctcgaAGTATCGGTATCTCATGTTatcaaatcgtttccgatcgttaGATCTAGCTAGGTTGGACAATCAGAAACGATTTGATATCGTGAGGTACCGGTACGTTGAGTTACTTCCTGTTGGACGGAAGCAAATCTCTTATATAAGCTAGCTACTCCAACTCCAAGCTCATTACTGTGTCTCGCTTGCTCTCGTCGACAAGGAGAAGATGGTGTCCAACCACGACGACGGCAAGCCACCGGCGAAGTGGAAGAAGGTGTGCGTCGTCGGGGCGGGCATGGCCGGCcttgcggcggcgcgggagctgCGCCGGGAGGGCCACGCCGTGACGGTGCTTGAgcaggccggcgacgtgggcgggcAGTGGCTGTACGACCCGCGCACCGACGACCCGCTCGGCGCGTCCCCGGCGCCGGTGCGCGTGCACAGCAGCATGTACGCGTCGCTCCGCCTCATCAGCCCCCGCGAGGCCATGGGCTTCACCgacttccccttcctccccgtcgacggcgccggcggcggcggccgcgacccGCGCCGCTTCCCCGGCCACCGCGAGGTGCTCCTCTACCTCAAGGACTTCTGCGACGCGTTCGGCCTCATGGACGCCGTCCGCCTCAGCCTCAACACCAGGGTCCTCCGCGTCGCCATGGCGCCTCCTCAATGTCGcgcccccgccgtcgccggcggcgagcggaaaTGGGTGGTCAGGTCCGTACGCGTCGGCGAGCGCGACGACACGGGTGTTCAGGAAGAGGTGTTCgacgccgtcgtggtcgccaccGGGCACTACTCGCAGCCCAGCGTGCCAACCATCAAAGGAATggaggcgtggaggcggcggcagctgcacaGCCACTCGTACCGGCTGCCGGAGCCGTTCCGCGACGAGGTGCTCACGGCCACACATTTCTAATCACCTTGGATGCTCGCTCTGCCGCCACCAACCATGTCAGTAATGGTAACCTTGTATTGTCTTGTGTGCTCCATGTCTGCATCTGCGTGAAGGTGGTTGTCATGGTGGGCTGCGGCGACAGCGGCAAGGACATCGCGCTGGACCTCATCAGCGTCGCCAAGGAGGTGCACCTCACGGACAAGTCGACGGAGGAGGCCACGACGCCGGCGATGTCCAAGCTGCTCGCCAAGTACGCCAACCTCCACCTGAGGCCACGGGTCGAACACCTGTGCGAGGACGGGACGGTGGTGTTCGTCGACGGCTcgcgcgtcgtcgccgacaCCGTCATGTACTGCACCGGGTACGTCTACTCGTTCCCGTTCCTGGACACGGACGGGGTGGTCACCGTCGACGACAACCGCGTCGGGCCGCTGTTCGAGCACGTGTTCccgccggcgctggcgccgTCGCTGTCGTTCGTCGGCGTCCCGAGGAAGGTGCCGGCGCCATGGTTCTTCGAGGCGCAGGGGAAGTGGGTGGCGCAGGTGCTGTCCGGGAGGAGGACGCTGCCGCCGGTGGAGGAGATGCTGCGCGCCGTCGACGAGCACTACCGCGCCAgggcggccgccggcgtgccgGTCAAGTACACGCACGAGCTCGGCGGCATCGAGCCTCAGGTACACAGAAGCTAATATAAAACGGATCTCGAATTGTTCTTGATCGATGATTAATCTTGTTTAATTTGTTGAATGATTGATTTGGCGCGCCATGGATGAGCAGAAGTACATCGAGTTCGGGGAGAAGTATTGCGGGTTCCCGCGCTACGAGGATTGGAAGAGGGAGATGATCGTGTCCACCATCAGTAGGAGGGATGACGACGACATGGAGACATTTCGCGACCGCGTCGACGACGACAGTGACCATGTCCGGCTCTGCCTCAAGAGCTGGCACTGCTCATCACCTGCTCGACATCAAGCCTCTCTTGCTGTTTCTGCTGCTGAtggccatcctcctcctcctcgtcttgcACAGACGGCCAAGGCCATCGCTGCTGATGCTCTGTAGCTCTCAAGTCTAAACGATTGGGGTGTATGGTTTTAATCCTAAGGTTCTGTGTTCAATCCTCAACACGCTTacaatttctttttaaaaactcTCCCTCtaaatctccttttttttaagtctaaACTGAACATGTTCAGGTTCAGGTTCAGGTTCAGGCCATGGCTGAATTTGAGTCACCCAGATGATATAAAATATCAGGCCATTAAGTTTTCAGGAAGAACATTGGCAGAGGATAtacaagaaattttggcatcCCGTCAGTCATCACTGCTGATGAACAAGGCAGCATTGTAAGGTTTGGTCTCGCTTCTTCTTAAAACGGGGCATCTTCTTCTTATATACAAAACGTCGGCAACGGCCTGACCGTTCGAAAAAAATGCTCTCTAAAGGTAAACAGCTAAACAGACGGGAAGTTGAGAAAGTATTTTATGAACCTAGATGCATGGCAAGTTTGCGTTCAGAGTTTCAGCATTTTGCTGGCTTTTTCATGGCTGCTAATCTGGTGAAAACATTAGATTAACTTTGTGCAGAAAGCTCAGTGAAAAACCTGAGCCTCCAGCCTATGTCACAAAGCTTTTCTGACCCAACAAAAATCTCTAATATACTAAAATTATACTTCATTAGACAGTGTGTGCACTGCAGTATAAGACTTAGCTTGTGCAGATGTAAGACATCTGGTTCTGATTTCCCTCACTGAACACAAAGTTGGCTGCTAATATAACCCAGGCACACGTACACAAAGAAAATAATTGGAACTCAATAATTTAATCCACCCTAATTATGTCTTAACCATATAAAAAACTTTCAGAAACCAAAAGTATTTCTTCTCCAATGCATCAGATTACTCGGAAGAAGAGGTAGACGACGTCGCGTCCGGCTCCGGCGCGGCGACGACATGGACGGCGAGGCGGAAGGAGAGGTAGGCGTCGACGCAGGCGTACTGCACCTGCTCCTTGCTCAGCCTGCGCGCGTCCCACCTGCTCGTCCCGACCTTCCTCGGCTTCGTCGTCACCCCGTCCCACCCGAGGTGCTCCTCCGCCATGCGCTGCATCGACGTGTTCCCCATGCCGGCCAGCGACCGCAGCTCCACCGTGCGCGCCACCTCCAGCCCGTGCTGTTCCTCCAGCTTGCGGCAGTCGGACCGCACGCCGTAGCCGACGAACACGACGCGCTCGTCGGCCAGGAACCGCCGGagcgcggcggggacggcggcgtcggcgtgcgcGAGCTGGAACACCAGGCACCGGTGCCCCGCGCACAGCTGCAGCGTGCCCGGCCGGATCGTGGCGCGGCGGAACGGCGGCGTCCACTGCACCCCCATGCCGACGGTGGCCACGCCGTcggcgcggaggcgggggcCGAGGCGCCACCGCGTGGCGTGCACCCACCGGCGCGCCGCCCGCGTGCGCGGTCACCGTGGCGACCACCTGGCGGCCGCCGACGCGCACCACGTACTCGTCGTGCGTGCGGGTGGAGCGGTGGAGGCGAGTGGACACGGCGGTGACCATGATGGCGCGTCGCCGGCGTGTCGAGCAGGGAGACGGCAGCTTTCAAAGTTGAAATCACACACCGGATTGGATCCAAAATTCCGGGAAATTTACGGTTTCTGTGAAACGTCTATATAACTTGAAATTTGCAAAGACAATTATACATTTTCTCGGTGCGTGTTAAGGCACGATTACAACCCTATTTAATTGcgataaaattaaattaattgtgACTAACTGACTATGATTATGTGTTGGTGCAATGTACGAATGTGTAACAAAGCTAACACTTGGCACTCTATTTTCTATTTTCCATATATAAGAC
The window above is part of the Oryza sativa Japonica Group chromosome 7, ASM3414082v1 genome. Proteins encoded here:
- the LOC4342237 gene encoding flavin-containing monooxygenase FMO GS-OX-like 9, which encodes MVSNHDDGKPPAKWKKVCVVGAGMAGLAAARELRREGHAVTVLEQAGDVGGQWLYDPRTDDPLGASPAPVRVHSSMYASLRLISPREAMGFTDFPFLPVDGAGGGGRDPRRFPGHREVLLYLKDFCDAFGLMDAVRLSLNTRVLRVAMAPPQCRAPAVAGGERKWVVRSVRVGERDDTGVQEEVFDAVVVATGHYSQPSVPTIKGMEAWRRRQLHSHSYRLPEPFRDEVVVMVGCGDSGKDIALDLISVAKEVHLTDKSTEEATTPAMSKLLAKYANLHLRPRVEHLCEDGTVVFVDGSRVVADTVMYCTGYVYSFPFLDTDGVVTVDDNRVGPLFEHVFPPALAPSLSFVGVPRKVPAPWFFEAQGKWVAQVLSGRRTLPPVEEMLRAVDEHYRARAAAGVPVKYTHELGGIEPQKYIEFGEKYCGFPRYEDWKREMIVSTISRRDDDDMETFRDRVDDDSDHVRLCLKSWHCSSPARHQASLAVSAADGHPPPPRLAQTAKAIAADAL
- the LOC107275470 gene encoding 3'-5' exonuclease, with product MGVQWTPPFRRATIRPGTLQLCAGHRCLVFQLAHADAAVPAALRRFLADERVVFVGYGVRSDCRKLEEQHGLEVARTVELRSLAGMGNTSMQRMAEEHLGWDGVTTKPRKVGTSRWDARRLSKEQVQYACVDAYLSFRLAVHVVAAPEPDATSSTSSSE